In a genomic window of Thalassophryne amazonica chromosome 12, fThaAma1.1, whole genome shotgun sequence:
- the clul1 gene encoding clusterin-like protein 1 produces the protein MTSRLTVALVVVTLGVLYSAPGGQTKGVSEEDTLKHLSLDGEKLVNGEVQQALYGVKQMKEVMWMNEKKHKHLMMSLRHSSEKKKGAVELAQEVTEKLRYAEEQCKESLQAKWEECRPCLEDACRTFYTSNCRRGFSAFHAKVESFFHGVSKRFGLGQPRTDTGDILVNQGHEESDTDITQIESSFNRLVNMVDTLVNRSAAVVSRMRGKLDAVLQTAFLNRTTALMEKDTSDPFYPSRDSGFLQGLGLDELLDSFYDFSRSVMEEFGAAVTRMFDRQKEVVNEAKRKGKEIFPHFLQNRKLCRNLRKQTSDCWQLQNQCKACQGTLLTECPTVRELHVELDDISQLMDVVKEQYEDIRSIVQHHIDETVSWLSDMAAEHSWVAQVVTNDNTPENIFHVSMVAPNSQNEPEGETKVEVVILNLPPITISVPGQLELQDPAFIQYITQEGLNKYKEMVRYEDE, from the exons ATGACTTCACGGCTGACGGTGGCTCTTGTGGTGGTGACACTAGGGGTCCTCTATTCGGCTCCTGGGGGCCAAACCAAAGGAGTGTCAGAGGAGGACACGTTGAAAC ATTTGTCTCTGGATGGTGAGAAGCTTGTGAACGGGGAGGTGCAGCAGGCCCTGTACGGGGTGAAGCAGATGAAAGAGGTGATGTGGATGAACGAGAAGAAGCACAAACACCTCATGATGTCCCTTCGACACAGCAGTGAGAAGAAGAAG GGGGCAGTTGAACTGGCTCAGGAAGTAACAGAGAAGCTGAGGTATGCCGAGGAGCAGTGTAAGGAGTCCCTGCAGGCTAAGTGGGAGGAGTGCAGACCCTGTCTGGAGGATGCATGCAGAACCTTCTATACCTCCAACTGCCGCAGAGGCTTTTCTGCTTTTCATGCCAAG GTAGAGAGCTTTTTCCACGGAGTGTCCAAGCGCTTTGGCTTAGGTCAACCTCGTACGGACACTGGGGACATCCTGGTCAACCAGGGACATGAAGAGTCTGACACAGACATCACCCAGATTGAGAGTTCCTTCAACCGCCTGGTCAATATGGTGGACACACTGGTGAACCGCAGTGCCGCAGTGGTCTCCAGGATGAGGGGCAAACTTGATGCAGTCCTGCAGACGGCCTTCCTTAACAGAACCACTGCCCTGATGGAGAAGGACACCTCCGATCCTTTCTACCCAAGCCGTGACTCGGGCTTCTTGCAGGGTTTGGGCTTGGATGAGCTTCTGGACTCTTTCTATGACTTCAGCAGGAGTGTGATGGAGGAATTTGGAGCTGCAGTGACCCGGATgtttgacagacagaaagaggtgGTGAATGAAGCCAAGAGGAAAG GGAAGGAGATTTTCCCCCATTTTCTACAGAACAGAAAGCTGTGCAGAAACCTTCGCAAACAGACTTCAGACTGCTGGCAACTGCAGAACCAGTGCAAAGCCTGTCAGGGAACCCTGCTTACAG AGTGCCCCACTGTGCGTGAACTTCATGTGGAACTGGATGACATTTCCCAGCTGATGGATGTGGTCAAAGAGCAGTATGAAGACATCCGGTCTATTGTCCAACACCATATTGATGAAACAGTTAGCTGGCTCAGCGACATGGCTGCCGAACACAGCTGGGTAGCTCAGGTGGTCACCAACGACAACACTCCTGAAAACATCTTCCATGTCTCAATG GTGGCGCCAAACAGCCAGAATGAACCTGAGGGTGAGACCAAAGTTGAGGTTGTTATACTCAACTTGCCCCCAATTACCATCTCTGTCCCTGGTCAGCTGGAGCTGCAGGACCCGGCCTTCATCCAGTACATCACCCAGGAGGGTCTGAACAAATACAAGGAAATGGTCAG GTACGAGGATGAATGA